One region of Gouania willdenowi chromosome 13, fGouWil2.1, whole genome shotgun sequence genomic DNA includes:
- the LOC114474062 gene encoding zinc finger BED domain-containing protein 4-like, translating into MSGRKRSDIWNHFSEVSATKSKCNICKRILSTQGGSTSNLRRHLKTAHPTVQLAQVRGESDDGATAAAANISTSSTLSGPQITAAATLATASAISSTPAAPTTTTQTAVRPRRPQQTHMGTYITRPMDPLRQSKLDEALVKMIASDYQPFSIVEDKGFKEFTKTLDPSYTLPSRKTLSQTLLPKMYGKIRAELLEKIKNAPAVCLTTDCWTSVTTTSYMSVTCHYVQDFAMTSHLLDCFVLTDRHTSAHLASELKRVADEWGVSDKVVACVTDNASNIVAALRDHLHWDHIPCFAHVLNLVVRAALREVQGTVHKIKAVVEYFHRSTVASDKLKATQQQMGQEQLRLKQDVVTRWNSTFYMVKRFIDVKDPVISTLALINAPLSTLSTEEWEIAQETADILKPFEEVTVEVSAERFVTASKVILMARGLQRIVARHQRSPSVHEPIKKLVDSLMSEMQKRFSKVEHIEKLADATCLDPRFKKQAFVNSKAAEDTVKRITAAAAHNHPSHSEEEESQNPSVAASTGAMFWEDFDERVASTRASTSSDSATSSTSTAAMMEMRAYLAEPLLSRSSDPLAWWRMCSPVFKTLCEVMKTRLCIVATSVPSERVFSKTGQIITDRRNRLSPSKVRQLVFLNANLP; encoded by the exons ATGAGTGGAAGGAAAAGGAGTGACATTTGGAACCATTTCAGTGAGGTTTCAGCCACTAAATCCAAATGCAATATTTGCAAAAGGATTTTATCAACCCAAGGAGGAAGCACTTCAAATTTGAGAAGACACCTTAAAACGGCACATCCAACTGTGCAGTTAGCACAAGTGAGGGGGGAGAGTGACGATGGAGCCACTGCAGCAGCTGCAAATATCTCCACCAGTAGCACTTTATCTGGACCTCAAATCACTGCTGCTGCAACACTGGCTACAGCTTCTGCAATATCCAGTACACCAGCAgcacccaccaccaccacccaaaCAGCAGTTAGACCACGGAGgccacaacaaacacatatggGCACTTACATTACAAGGCCAATGGATCCACTCAGGCAGAGCAAACTGGATGAAGCACTGGTTAAAATGATAGCTTCTGACTATCAACCATTCTCCATCGTTGAGGACAAAGGCTTCAAAGAATTCACAAAGACCCTGGACCCTTCATACACTCTGCCAAGCAGGAAAACACTTTCTCAAACTCTACTGCCAAAGATGTATGGAAAGATAAGAGCTGAGTTGTTGGAGAAAATCAAGAATGCTCCTGCTGTATGCCTCACAACTGACTGCTGGACATCTGTAACAACCACAAGCTACATGTCTGTGACCTGCCACTATGTACAGGATTTTGCAATGACATCCCATCTCCTGGACTGTTTTGTcttgacagacagacacacttcTGCTCACCTGGCAAGTGAGTTGAAGAGAGTTGCAGATGAATGGGGTGTCAGTGACAAAGTTGTAGCTTGTGTCACAGACAATGCCAGCAACATTGTGGCAGCCCTGAGAGACCACCTGCACTGGGACCACATACCATGCTTTGCTCATGTTTTAAATCTTGTTGTGAGAGCTGCACTTAGAGAGGTTCAGGGTAcagttcataaaataaaagctgtggTGGAATACTTCCACAGAAGCACAGTTGCTTCAGACAAGCTGAAGGCCACACAGCAACAGATGGGCCAGGAGCAGCTGCGCTTGAAGCAGGATGTGGTTACAAGGTGGAATTCCACATTTTATATGGTGAAAAGGTTCATTGATGTCAAGGATCCAGTCATCTCCACCCTGGCACTTATCAATGCACCCCTATCCACACTGTCCACAGAGGAATGGGAAATTGCTCAGGAAACAGCGGACATCCTCAAACCTTTTGAGGAGGTCACCGTTGAAGTGAGCGCTGAGAG GTTTGTGACTGCCTCCAAAGTGATTCTGATGGCAAGAGGTCTTCAGAGGATTGTTGCTCGCCATCAAAGAAGCCCGTCAGTCCATGAACCTATTAAAAAACTGGTGGACAGCCTGATGTCTGAAATGCAGAAGAGGTTCAGCAAGGTGGAGCACATTGAGAAGCTTGCTGATGCAACTTGTTTGGACCCAAGGTTCAAAAAGCAAGCTTTTGTTAACAGCAAGGCTGCAGAGGACACTGTGAAGAgaatcacagctgctgcagcacaCAACCACCCCAGTcacagtgaggaggaggagtctcAAAATCCCTCTGTGGCTGCCAGCACAGGGGCCATGTTTTGGGAAGACTTCGATGAGAGGGTTGCAAGCACCAGGGCTTCCACTTCCTCAGATTCTGCCACATCGAGCACCTCAACTGCTGCCATGATGGAGATGCGGGCCTACTTGGCAGAGCCACTCCTATCCCGCTCATCAGATCCTCTGGCATGGTGGAGGATGTGCTCGCCCGTATTCAAAACTCTGTGTGAGGTGATGAAAACTAGACTGTGCATTGTGGCCACATCTGTGCCCTCTGAGAGAGTTTTCTCAAAGACTGGGCAGATAATCACAGACAGACGGAACAGGCTCAGCCCCTCCAAGGTCCGCCAGCTTGTGTTTCTAAATGCCAACTTGCCTTAA